A single genomic interval of Deltaproteobacteria bacterium HGW-Deltaproteobacteria-4 harbors:
- the rfbB gene encoding dTDP-glucose 4,6-dehydratase yields MKKILVSGGCGFIGSNFVRLALQQLGDCRLVNLDKLTYAGNPRNLSDVEADPRYRFVKGDICDSALISELFAAEEIDTVVHFAAESHVDRSITGPAEFIHTNIVGTFTLLEGARKAWLGRSDVRFLHVSTDEVYGSLGDTGFFTETTPYDPRSPYSASKASSDHLVSAYHHTYGLPTLITNCSNNYGPYHFPEKLIPLILSNALHGKELPVYGDGTNVRDWLYVVDHCAAILRVLQAGRVGETYNIGGNNEKQNLEVVHTICDLLDAKVGLLPEGQPRRSLIRFVTDRPGHDRRYAIDASKIRNELGWEPSLTFEQGIDQTLDWYLEHRDWVEEITSGVYRDYYQQQYGTH; encoded by the coding sequence ATGAAAAAGATATTGGTGAGCGGCGGCTGCGGTTTCATCGGTTCGAACTTCGTGCGGCTGGCGTTGCAGCAACTCGGTGACTGCCGGTTGGTTAATCTTGACAAGCTCACCTATGCCGGAAATCCGCGCAATCTGAGCGATGTCGAGGCGGATCCCCGTTACCGTTTCGTCAAAGGGGATATTTGTGATAGCGCCCTGATCAGCGAGCTCTTTGCCGCCGAGGAGATCGATACGGTTGTTCACTTTGCTGCCGAGTCGCACGTCGACCGTAGCATCACCGGTCCTGCCGAGTTCATTCACACCAATATCGTCGGCACCTTCACCCTCCTCGAAGGGGCCAGAAAAGCCTGGCTGGGGCGTAGTGACGTTCGCTTCCTCCATGTCTCCACCGACGAAGTCTACGGCTCCCTCGGTGACACCGGCTTTTTCACCGAAACCACCCCCTACGACCCCCGCTCCCCCTACTCGGCGAGCAAAGCCTCCTCTGACCATCTGGTCAGCGCCTACCATCACACCTATGGCCTGCCGACCCTGATCACCAACTGCTCCAACAACTACGGGCCCTACCATTTCCCCGAGAAGTTGATCCCGCTCATCCTCAGTAACGCCCTGCACGGCAAGGAGTTGCCGGTCTACGGCGACGGCACCAATGTCCGCGACTGGCTCTACGTCGTCGATCACTGCGCCGCCATTCTGCGCGTCCTGCAAGCCGGCAGGGTCGGTGAGACCTACAATATCGGCGGCAATAACGAGAAGCAGAATCTTGAAGTGGTCCACACCATCTGTGACCTCCTTGACGCCAAGGTCGGGCTATTGCCGGAGGGTCAACCCCGTCGTTCCCTGATCCGCTTCGTCACCGATCGCCCCGGTCACGACCGTCGTTATGCCATCGATGCCAGCAAAATTCGTAACGAGCTTGGCTGGGAACCGTCACTGACCTTCGAACAGGGGATCGACCAGACCCTCGACTGGTATCTGGAACATCGCGACTGGGTAGAGGAGATCACCAGCGGCGTCTATCGTGATTACTACCAGCAGCAGTACGGGACTCATTAG
- a CDS encoding adenylosuccinate synthase: protein MANVVIVGAQWGDEGKGKVVDIYTEHANAVVRYQGGNNAGHTLVVGNEKTVLHLIPSGILHTGKRCVIGNGVVLDPKVFLEEIVKLKAKGYMKDDNQLVVDGNIHVIMPYHKAIDIARESSKTERKIGTTGRGIGPTYEDKIGRRGIRLRDLVKPETFAAKVREVLPEKNFLLEKFLGQPPLDEAAIIAEYTVYARELEKYLGCSSAILNDAIEQKQNILFEGAQGSLLDVDHGTYPYVTSSSTMAGGACTGTGVGPRFIDAVIGISKAYCTRVGEGPFPTELNDAMGEELRRVGSEFGATTGRPRRTGWFDAVALREAVRGNGMTGLAITKLDVLNDLEEIKVCTSYAYGGKELSEFPRDPEVLAECVPVYTSFPGWKGDISEIKTYDALPQSARDYLDKLVELTGCPVVLVSVGPRRDQTIQLANPFC, encoded by the coding sequence ATGGCGAATGTCGTTATTGTAGGAGCCCAGTGGGGCGATGAAGGGAAGGGCAAGGTCGTTGACATCTATACCGAGCATGCCAACGCTGTGGTCCGCTACCAAGGGGGGAACAACGCCGGGCATACTCTGGTGGTCGGCAATGAAAAGACGGTTCTCCACCTCATCCCTTCCGGCATTCTTCATACCGGCAAGCGCTGTGTGATTGGCAACGGCGTTGTCCTCGATCCCAAGGTCTTCCTTGAAGAGATCGTCAAGCTCAAGGCCAAGGGCTATATGAAGGACGACAACCAGTTGGTGGTCGACGGCAATATTCACGTCATCATGCCGTATCATAAAGCCATTGACATCGCCCGGGAAAGTTCCAAGACCGAGCGCAAAATCGGCACCACCGGGCGCGGTATCGGCCCGACCTATGAAGACAAGATCGGCCGTCGCGGCATCCGTTTACGCGATCTCGTCAAGCCCGAGACCTTTGCCGCCAAAGTCCGGGAAGTTCTCCCCGAGAAGAACTTCCTCCTCGAAAAATTTCTGGGTCAGCCGCCCCTCGACGAAGCGGCTATTATCGCCGAATATACGGTTTATGCCCGCGAGCTTGAAAAATACCTCGGCTGTTCCTCGGCAATCCTTAATGATGCGATTGAGCAGAAACAGAATATTCTCTTTGAAGGGGCGCAGGGGAGCCTCCTCGATGTCGATCACGGCACCTATCCCTATGTCACCTCCTCATCGACGATGGCCGGCGGCGCCTGTACCGGTACTGGCGTCGGGCCGCGTTTTATCGATGCGGTCATCGGCATCTCCAAAGCCTATTGCACCCGCGTCGGTGAAGGCCCCTTCCCGACCGAGCTCAATGATGCCATGGGCGAGGAGCTGCGCCGCGTCGGCAGCGAATTCGGCGCCACCACCGGTCGGCCGCGTCGCACCGGCTGGTTCGATGCGGTCGCCCTGCGTGAAGCGGTGCGCGGTAACGGCATGACCGGTCTGGCGATTACCAAGCTTGACGTCCTCAACGATCTTGAAGAGATCAAGGTCTGTACCTCCTACGCTTACGGCGGGAAGGAACTGAGCGAGTTCCCGCGCGATCCGGAAGTCCTGGCGGAGTGTGTGCCGGTTTATACCTCCTTTCCCGGCTGGAAGGGGGACATCTCCGAGATCAAGACCTATGACGCCCTGCCGCAGAGCGCCCGCGATTATCTCGACAAGCTGGTGGAGTTGACCGGCTGCCCGGTGGTTCTGGTCTCGGTCGGCCCGCGTCGCGACCAGACTATTCAGCTTGCTAATCCTTTTTGCTAA
- a CDS encoding adenylyl-sulfate kinase (in Rhizobium meliloti this protein is involved in the synthesis of nodulation factors that are active on the roots of alfalfa; catalyzes formation of activated sulfate intermediate; converts ATP and sulfate to diphosphate and adenylylsulfate and then ATP and adenylyl sulfate to ADP and 3'-phosphoadenylyl sulfate; the activated intermediate is transferred to the nodulation factors by NodH; may interact with NodP and NodQ; similar to the CysD and CysN proteins from EScherichia coli involved in cysteine biosynthesis), whose amino-acid sequence MGTEISENSAIRPTLRFITCGSVDDGKSTLIGRLLHESKSIFDDQMTALASDSRQFGTQGEKIDFALLVDGLQAEREQGITIDVAYRFFATDKRRFIVADTPGHEQYTRNMATGASTADLAIILIDARKGVLTQTRRHSRIVAMMGIRQVVLAVNKMDLVAFDPEVFAGIVAEFHEFAKSFGFTVVQAIPLSALDGDNIMTSSPQTPWYDGPSLMDYLDRVDVASVASAMTGDFRLPVQWVNRPNLDFRGFCGRIAQGVVRPGDAVRILPSGVTSRVKEIVVKSGSLERAGAGESVTLTLSDEVDVSRGDMIVAAVNPPQVSDQFEVRLLWMSEQSLVAGRPYLLKMHTKEVTATVTTIKYREDVNSGAHLAAKTLALNEIAVVNLSLSQAVAFEPYSQNRILGGLILIDKFTHETVGAGMIDFALRRATNIHWQSLEVNQEARAAIKHQQPSCIWFTGLSGSGKSTIANLLEKCLLSEGRHTYLLDGDNVRHGLNRDLGFTEADRVENIRRIAEVAKLMVDAGLIVLVSFISPYRAERRMARELFAEGEFIEVFVDTPLEECERRDPKGLYAKARRGELQNFTGIDSSYEAPENPEIHLLSSELSADLSMQQILERLG is encoded by the coding sequence ATGGGCACTGAAATTTCCGAGAATAGCGCGATCCGGCCGACCCTGCGTTTCATCACCTGCGGCAGCGTCGACGACGGCAAGTCGACCCTGATCGGCCGCCTGTTGCACGAATCGAAGTCGATCTTCGATGATCAGATGACCGCATTGGCAAGTGATTCTCGGCAGTTCGGCACTCAGGGGGAGAAGATCGATTTTGCCCTGCTGGTCGACGGTTTGCAAGCCGAGCGCGAGCAGGGGATCACTATTGACGTCGCTTATCGCTTCTTTGCCACCGATAAGCGCCGCTTTATCGTCGCCGATACCCCCGGTCACGAACAGTACACCCGCAATATGGCGACCGGCGCTTCGACTGCTGATTTGGCGATCATTCTTATTGATGCCCGCAAGGGGGTGCTGACCCAGACTCGCCGCCACAGCCGCATTGTGGCGATGATGGGGATCCGTCAGGTGGTCCTCGCCGTCAACAAGATGGATCTGGTGGCGTTCGACCCGGAGGTCTTTGCCGGGATCGTCGCCGAGTTTCACGAATTTGCCAAAAGTTTCGGCTTTACCGTTGTGCAGGCCATCCCCTTGAGTGCGCTTGACGGCGACAATATCATGACGTCGAGCCCGCAGACCCCCTGGTATGACGGCCCGAGCCTTATGGACTATCTTGATCGCGTCGATGTTGCCAGCGTTGCCAGTGCCATGACCGGAGATTTCCGTTTGCCGGTGCAGTGGGTCAATCGCCCCAATCTCGACTTTCGCGGTTTTTGCGGCCGCATCGCCCAAGGGGTGGTCCGGCCTGGCGATGCCGTACGTATCCTCCCTTCCGGGGTGACGAGTCGCGTCAAGGAGATTGTCGTCAAATCGGGAAGTCTGGAACGGGCCGGGGCCGGTGAGTCAGTCACTCTGACCCTCAGCGACGAAGTCGATGTCAGCCGCGGCGATATGATCGTCGCAGCCGTTAATCCGCCGCAGGTCTCCGACCAGTTTGAGGTGCGCCTCCTCTGGATGTCCGAGCAGTCGCTGGTGGCGGGGCGCCCTTACCTCCTCAAGATGCATACCAAGGAGGTGACAGCGACAGTGACGACGATCAAGTACCGTGAAGACGTCAACAGTGGTGCCCACCTTGCCGCCAAAACTTTGGCACTCAATGAAATTGCCGTCGTTAATCTCAGTCTCAGTCAAGCGGTGGCCTTTGAGCCTTACAGCCAGAACCGCATCCTCGGCGGATTGATTCTGATCGACAAATTCACGCACGAAACCGTCGGTGCCGGTATGATCGATTTTGCCCTGCGCCGGGCAACAAATATTCACTGGCAATCCCTCGAAGTAAATCAAGAAGCGCGGGCTGCGATCAAGCATCAGCAGCCTTCCTGCATCTGGTTTACCGGTCTCTCCGGCTCAGGGAAATCGACGATCGCTAACCTTCTCGAAAAGTGCCTCCTTTCCGAAGGGCGGCATACTTATCTTCTCGATGGTGACAATGTCCGCCATGGGCTCAATCGCGATCTCGGTTTCACTGAAGCCGACCGCGTCGAGAATATCCGTCGCATCGCCGAAGTCGCCAAGCTTATGGTCGATGCTGGGCTCATCGTCCTCGTCTCCTTCATCTCTCCTTACCGGGCAGAGCGACGGATGGCGCGGGAGCTCTTTGCCGAAGGAGAGTTTATCGAAGTCTTCGTTGATACGCCGCTGGAGGAATGCGAACGTCGCGATCCCAAGGGGCTCTACGCCAAGGCGCGCCGGGGCGAATTGCAGAACTTCACCGGCATTGACAGCAGCTATGAAGCGCCGGAAAATCCGGAAATTCATCTCCTCAGCAGTGAACTGTCAGCAGATCTCAGCATGCAGCAGATTCTCGAAAGACTGGGATAG
- a CDS encoding sulfate adenylyltransferase subunit CysD, whose amino-acid sequence MQRDAMNFNQLEAESIEIIREAVAGAKHPVMLYSIGKDSSVMLHLAQKAFYPAPPPFPLLHVDTTWKFREMYIHRERMVAEAGMTLLTYTNAEGKAAGITPFTHGSSYYTDVMKTEALKQALDHYNFDVIFGGARRDEEKSRAKERIFSFRSPGHRWDPKKQRPELWNLYNTHIRKEESLRVFPLSNWTEQDIWQYIETEEIPIVPLYFAKERPVVMRNGTWILVDDERLPLEPGEVPEMRCVRFRTLGCYPLTGAMESNATTLAEVIAETMCARDSERQGRLIDSDQPGSMEKKKQEGYF is encoded by the coding sequence ATGCAAAGGGATGCCATGAACTTCAACCAGCTCGAAGCCGAGAGTATTGAAATCATCCGCGAGGCGGTGGCCGGGGCAAAACACCCGGTCATGCTCTACTCCATCGGCAAAGATTCCTCTGTCATGCTCCATCTGGCGCAGAAGGCTTTTTATCCGGCGCCGCCGCCCTTTCCCCTGTTGCATGTCGATACCACCTGGAAATTCCGTGAGATGTACATCCACCGCGAACGTATGGTCGCGGAAGCAGGGATGACGCTGTTGACCTATACCAACGCCGAAGGGAAGGCCGCCGGCATCACCCCCTTTACGCACGGCTCTTCCTACTACACCGATGTCATGAAGACCGAAGCCTTGAAGCAGGCCCTCGATCATTACAACTTCGATGTTATTTTCGGCGGCGCCCGCCGTGATGAAGAGAAGTCGCGGGCCAAGGAGCGGATCTTCTCCTTCCGCTCACCCGGTCATCGCTGGGATCCCAAGAAGCAGCGCCCTGAGCTCTGGAACCTGTACAATACCCACATTCGCAAAGAGGAGAGCCTGCGCGTCTTCCCCCTCTCCAATTGGACGGAGCAGGATATCTGGCAGTACATCGAAACGGAAGAGATCCCTATCGTCCCCCTTTACTTTGCCAAGGAACGGCCGGTGGTCATGCGGAACGGCACTTGGATTCTTGTCGATGACGAACGCCTCCCTCTTGAACCCGGTGAAGTGCCGGAGATGCGCTGTGTCCGTTTTCGCACGCTCGGTTGTTACCCCCTGACCGGAGCGATGGAGAGCAACGCAACGACGTTGGCGGAAGTCATCGCCGAGACCATGTGTGCCCGCGATTCGGAACGGCAGGGGCGCTTAATCGATTCGGATCAGCCCGGTTCGATGGAGAAGAAAAAGCAAGAGGGGTATTTCTGA
- the rfbD gene encoding dTDP-4-dehydrorhamnose reductase, with protein sequence MAVKRLALIGANGMLARKVRELAPFDYEVSNYDLPDFDLTNSPQVLDEIVRLQPAVIVNCAAFTNVDGCESQEELATRVNGVGPGFLAEAAQAVGAILVHISTDYVFSGDKGSPYTESDPTGPLSAYGRSKLAGEAAIIASGLSRYFILRTSWLYGPGGKNFVETMLRLAAERDELRVVADQIGSPTYTGDLAQGIFYLLALPASSKNYGLYHFSNLGETSWHGFAEEIINQARILGVPCKVKRVVPIMTSDYPLPATRPAYSVFAKEKYLRRTGALIPDWQESLNLYLDERSKEELPL encoded by the coding sequence ATGGCGGTAAAGCGTCTCGCCCTGATAGGTGCGAATGGTATGCTCGCCCGTAAGGTTCGTGAGTTGGCGCCGTTCGACTATGAAGTCAGCAATTACGATCTTCCCGATTTTGATCTGACTAACAGCCCGCAGGTGCTGGACGAGATTGTCCGTCTGCAGCCGGCTGTGATCGTCAACTGCGCCGCTTTTACCAATGTCGACGGCTGCGAAAGCCAGGAAGAGCTGGCGACTCGCGTCAACGGCGTTGGCCCCGGCTTTCTGGCTGAGGCGGCACAAGCGGTCGGCGCAATCCTGGTACATATCTCCACCGACTACGTCTTTAGCGGCGACAAGGGGAGTCCATACACCGAGAGCGATCCGACCGGCCCCCTCTCCGCCTACGGCCGCTCCAAACTTGCCGGCGAAGCCGCCATTATCGCGAGCGGCCTGTCCCGCTACTTCATCCTGCGTACCAGCTGGCTCTACGGCCCCGGCGGCAAGAATTTCGTTGAGACCATGCTTCGCCTTGCCGCCGAGCGCGACGAGCTGCGCGTTGTCGCCGACCAGATCGGCTCACCGACCTACACCGGTGATTTGGCTCAAGGGATCTTTTATCTCCTTGCGCTTCCTGCTTCCTCGAAAAATTATGGCCTTTATCATTTCAGTAATCTCGGGGAAACATCGTGGCATGGTTTTGCCGAAGAGATCATCAACCAAGCTAGGATATTGGGAGTTCCGTGCAAGGTCAAAAGGGTGGTGCCGATCATGACATCGGATTACCCTCTCCCGGCGACCAGACCGGCCTATTCCGTCTTTGCCAAAGAGAAATATCTCCGGCGAACCGGAGCGCTCATACCGGACTGGCAGGAGAGCTTGAATTTATATTTAGATGAGCGAAGTAAAGAGGAGTTACCATTATGA
- the rfbG gene encoding CDP-glucose 4,6-dehydratase encodes MTAAANFWRGKRVFVTGHTGFKGSWLCLWLHHLGASVTGYALAPPTEPSLFALAGVESLLARLVIADIRDSERLRQELITSEPEIIIHLAAQPLVRDSYKIPVETYATNVMGTVHLLEAVRQCPSVRAVVNVTTDKCYENREWVWGYRENEAMGGYDPYSSSKGCAELVSAAYRQSFFNAQDYSSHGVALATARAGNVIGGGDWAADRLIPDIIRSLLANEAVRIRNPHAIRPWQHVLEPLSGYLRLAQCLYEQGADYGEGWNFGPTDDDAKPVEWIVQRMCDLHGNGARYEIDSGDHPHEAHYLKLDCSKAKMRLDWQPRWDLSTTLISILHWVKVYSADGDIRRCCLEQITSYENLSQESL; translated from the coding sequence ATGACGGCCGCGGCAAATTTCTGGAGGGGAAAAAGAGTCTTTGTCACCGGTCATACCGGTTTCAAGGGTTCGTGGCTTTGTCTGTGGCTGCATCACCTTGGTGCAAGCGTGACCGGTTATGCTCTTGCTCCGCCGACCGAGCCGAGCCTCTTTGCGCTGGCCGGGGTCGAATCGTTGCTGGCGCGTTTGGTGATTGCTGACATCCGTGACAGCGAGCGGCTGCGTCAAGAGTTAATCACGTCGGAACCGGAAATCATCATCCATTTGGCGGCCCAGCCTTTGGTGCGTGATTCTTATAAGATTCCGGTGGAAACCTACGCCACAAATGTCATGGGGACCGTCCACCTCCTCGAAGCCGTGCGACAGTGCCCATCAGTCCGGGCGGTGGTCAACGTCACCACCGACAAATGCTACGAAAATCGCGAGTGGGTCTGGGGATACCGCGAAAATGAGGCGATGGGCGGTTACGATCCTTACTCCAGCAGCAAGGGCTGTGCGGAGTTAGTCTCGGCGGCTTATCGCCAATCCTTTTTTAATGCGCAGGATTATTCGAGCCACGGTGTCGCGCTGGCCACGGCGCGAGCGGGGAACGTCATCGGCGGCGGCGATTGGGCTGCTGACCGGCTGATTCCCGATATCATTCGTTCCCTGTTGGCAAACGAAGCAGTACGCATCCGCAACCCGCACGCGATTCGTCCTTGGCAGCATGTTCTTGAACCTCTTTCCGGATATCTGCGGCTGGCGCAATGTCTCTATGAGCAAGGGGCAGATTACGGCGAAGGGTGGAACTTTGGCCCGACCGACGATGACGCCAAACCGGTGGAGTGGATCGTCCAACGGATGTGCGATCTTCATGGCAACGGTGCACGCTACGAGATTGATAGTGGTGATCATCCCCACGAAGCTCATTATCTCAAGCTCGACTGTTCCAAGGCGAAAATGCGACTTGACTGGCAGCCGCGCTGGGATTTAAGCACGACACTAATTTCGATATTGCACTGGGTGAAAGTCTATTCTGCTGATGGTGATATCCGCCGGTGTTGTTTAGAGCAGATTACCTCTTATGAAAACCTGTCACAGGAGTCGTTGTGA
- the rfbF gene encoding glucose-1-phosphate cytidylyltransferase, translating into MKVVILAGGYGTRISEESHLKPKPMIAIGDQPILWHIMKIYSHYGFNDFVICLGYKGYSIKEYFAHYYLHESDVTFDFRNGNERMIHSHSAEPWKVTLVDTGTETMTGGRIKRVQRYIGNEPFLLTYGDGVGDVDINALVASHQKHGKLATVTSVQPSGRFGALDLSQDNLVKGFQEKPRGDGSWINGGFFVMQSEVFDVIDGDSTILEREPLERLATAGELVAYKHSGFWQPMDTLRDKNHLEDLWKSGKAPWKVWA; encoded by the coding sequence ATGAAAGTCGTTATTTTAGCTGGTGGTTACGGAACCCGTATCAGTGAAGAATCGCATCTCAAGCCGAAGCCGATGATTGCAATCGGTGATCAGCCGATTCTTTGGCATATCATGAAGATCTATTCTCATTATGGCTTCAATGATTTTGTCATTTGTCTGGGTTACAAGGGCTACAGCATTAAAGAATATTTCGCTCACTATTACCTGCATGAATCCGATGTGACCTTCGATTTCCGTAACGGCAATGAGCGCATGATCCATTCCCACTCTGCCGAACCGTGGAAGGTGACGCTGGTTGATACCGGAACGGAGACGATGACGGGTGGTCGTATCAAACGAGTTCAACGCTATATTGGCAACGAACCCTTCCTGCTGACCTATGGCGATGGCGTCGGGGATGTGGACATCAACGCGTTGGTCGCATCCCACCAAAAGCATGGAAAATTAGCCACAGTCACTTCCGTTCAACCTTCGGGGCGTTTTGGGGCTTTAGACCTGTCGCAAGACAATCTGGTAAAAGGGTTTCAGGAAAAGCCCAGAGGTGATGGGTCCTGGATCAATGGTGGTTTCTTCGTAATGCAGTCAGAAGTCTTTGATGTGATTGACGGCGACAGCACCATCCTCGAGCGGGAGCCGCTGGAGCGCCTGGCGACCGCCGGCGAACTCGTCGCCTATAAGCATTCCGGGTTTTGGCAACCGATGGATACGCTACGCGACAAAAACCACCTGGAAGATCTTTGGAAAAGTGGCAAAGCGCCTTGGAAGGTTTGGGCATGA
- the rfbA gene encoding glucose-1-phosphate thymidylyltransferase codes for MMIKKGIVLAGGAGSRLYPLTLVASKQLQPVYDKPMIYYPLSTLMLAGINDILIISTPHDTPRFQELLGDGSRFGIRLSYAVQAEPKGIAQAFLVGEEFIAGDPVCLILGDNIFYGKMGIDRIMAEFSRGAMVFGYPVTDPERYGVVEFDKAGQVLSIEEKPAHPKSHFAVPGLYLYDGQVVEITRNMKPSLRGELEITDVNLEYLRRGQLTVECLGRGIAWLDTGTHQSLLEASHFIGTLEQRQGLKIACLEEIALRKGFVDQKRFAEIVAATPKSSYREYLERVLGESVGEII; via the coding sequence ATTATGATAAAAAAAGGGATCGTTCTCGCCGGCGGTGCCGGCAGCCGTCTTTATCCATTGACGTTAGTCGCGAGCAAACAGTTGCAGCCGGTCTATGATAAGCCGATGATCTACTATCCGCTCTCGACGCTGATGCTGGCGGGGATCAACGATATTCTCATCATCTCGACTCCGCACGACACCCCACGTTTTCAGGAGTTGCTCGGGGACGGCAGCCGCTTCGGTATCCGCCTTTCCTATGCGGTCCAGGCCGAACCGAAGGGGATCGCCCAGGCCTTTCTGGTCGGCGAGGAGTTTATTGCCGGTGATCCGGTCTGTCTGATCCTCGGCGATAATATCTTTTACGGCAAGATGGGGATCGACCGCATCATGGCCGAATTCAGCCGCGGCGCCATGGTCTTCGGCTATCCGGTCACCGATCCCGAGCGCTATGGCGTCGTCGAGTTCGACAAGGCCGGCCAGGTCCTCTCCATCGAAGAAAAACCGGCTCATCCCAAGTCGCACTTCGCCGTCCCCGGCCTTTATCTCTATGATGGACAGGTGGTGGAGATTACCCGCAACATGAAGCCGTCTTTACGCGGTGAATTGGAGATAACCGATGTCAACCTTGAATATCTGCGCCGTGGCCAGCTCACCGTCGAATGTCTCGGCCGCGGCATCGCCTGGCTCGATACCGGTACTCACCAGAGTCTTCTCGAAGCGAGCCACTTCATCGGTACTCTGGAACAACGCCAGGGGTTGAAGATCGCCTGCCTCGAAGAGATCGCTTTGCGCAAAGGGTTTGTCGATCAAAAAAGGTTTGCCGAAATCGTCGCTGCGACACCAAAATCGAGCTACCGCGAGTACCTTGAGCGGGTTTTGGGTGAGAGTGTTGGTGAAATAATATGA
- the rfbC gene encoding dTDP-4-dehydrorhamnose 3,5-epimerase — protein sequence MNVIPTAIPDVLILEPKVFGDSRGFFFESYNEKVFREATGVTAQFVQDNHSRSARGVLRGLHYQVEQPQGKLVRCTQGEVFDVAVDIRRDSPTFGQWVGETLSAENKRQMWIPPGLAHGFLVLSDSADFLYKTTEYYAPQHERSILWSDPDLGIEWPLIAPPLLAAKDAAASLFCELGCSDR from the coding sequence ATGAATGTCATCCCAACCGCCATCCCCGATGTCCTTATTCTCGAACCGAAGGTCTTCGGCGACAGTCGCGGCTTTTTCTTCGAAAGCTATAACGAGAAAGTTTTTCGCGAAGCCACCGGAGTCACTGCGCAATTTGTCCAGGATAATCACTCCCGCTCGGCGCGCGGTGTGCTGCGCGGCCTCCATTATCAGGTCGAGCAGCCGCAGGGGAAGCTGGTGCGTTGCACGCAAGGCGAAGTCTTTGACGTTGCCGTCGATATCCGTCGCGACTCGCCGACCTTTGGCCAATGGGTGGGGGAAACCCTTTCCGCCGAAAACAAACGGCAGATGTGGATACCGCCCGGTCTTGCCCATGGTTTTCTCGTGTTGTCTGATTCGGCGGATTTTCTATACAAAACCACTGAATATTATGCGCCGCAGCACGAGAGGAGCATTCTGTGGAGTGATCCGGATCTTGGCATTGAGTGGCCCCTCATAGCGCCACCCCTTCTGGCAGCTAAAGATGCTGCTGCTTCACTTTTTTGTGAACTGGGATGCTCTGACAGGTAG